The Shewanella zhangzhouensis genome has a window encoding:
- the ccmD gene encoding heme exporter protein CcmD: protein MQFESFTDFINMGGYAFYVWLAYGVTFTSLATLIILSTRQKSKVLTEIAKKIAREERLKESRSNKA from the coding sequence ATGCAGTTTGAATCCTTTACAGACTTTATCAACATGGGAGGCTACGCCTTCTATGTGTGGCTGGCTTATGGGGTTACCTTCACCAGCCTCGCGACCCTCATCATTCTTAGCACGCGCCAAAAAAGCAAGGTGCTCACGGAAATCGCTAAGAAAATCGCTCGGGAAGAGCGCCTGAAAGAAAGCCGGAGCAACAAAGCATGA
- a CDS encoding c-type cytochrome, translated as MKKLLAMTAVAALTMAASVSAQEGEAVYNKACQVCHSMGVAGAPKAHDAAQWEPRLAKGIDALLTSVKGGLNAMPPGGMCTDCTDEDYKNAIEFMSK; from the coding sequence ATGAAAAAACTGTTAGCAATGACTGCAGTAGCTGCTCTGACTATGGCTGCCAGCGTATCTGCCCAAGAAGGTGAAGCTGTATATAACAAGGCTTGCCAGGTATGTCACAGCATGGGCGTAGCCGGTGCCCCTAAGGCTCACGATGCTGCCCAGTGGGAACCTCGTCTGGCCAAAGGTATCGATGCGCTGCTGACCAGCGTTAAAGGCGGTCTGAACGCAATGCCTCCAGGCGGTATGTGCACCGACTGTACCGATGAAGACTACAAGAACGCCATCGAGTTCATGTCCAAGTAA
- a CDS encoding heme lyase CcmF/NrfE family subunit — MIPELGHFALITGLAFALLLSCVPLIGVARKDQYLVRYAWPLAYGMFLFIALSVVTLAYSFAVDDFSVAYVAHHSNSQLPSFFKIAAVWGGHEGSLLFWVFSLSVWAAAVAKFSKGLEEVFTARVLAVLGMITVGFTLFMLLTSSPFERLFPAPMEGRDLNPMLQDVGLIFHPPMLYLGYVGFSVSFAFAIAALLSGRLDSAWARWSRPWTLAAWIFLTGGIALGSWWAYYELGWGGWWFWDPVENASFMPWLIGTALVHSLIVTEKRGTFRNWTVLLSIFAFSLSLLGTFIVRSGVLTSVHSFAADPSRGMFILLLLGLAIGGSLTLFAFRASEMSSPAKFELWSKETMLLVCNLLLTVACGTVLLGTLYPLLIDALGMGKISVGPPYFNAVFVPIILVMFVFMGIGPIIRWKKAKDGEVKRQLLIPAIVSAVVGIAVPFIAGGAFNAWVALGIGAAVWITLATLRAGYNIIKTNEGLSLARMGRSQLGMIIAHLGIAVSVVGGTMVSNYSIEKSVRMGPGISHELAGYTFKFTETKNVVGPNYTAQQGQIEVYKGDKFLTLLKPDRRQYNVRTMDMTEAGIDWGLFRDLYVTMGDPISATEYAVRLNYKPFVRWLWFGGIFMMVGGFFAASDKRYRVKATASDKAKEANKGNLATA, encoded by the coding sequence ATGATCCCGGAACTTGGACACTTTGCGCTGATAACAGGACTGGCGTTTGCCTTACTGCTCAGCTGCGTGCCGCTCATCGGGGTAGCGCGCAAAGATCAGTATCTGGTGCGTTATGCCTGGCCATTGGCTTACGGTATGTTTCTGTTCATTGCACTGTCTGTTGTGACTCTGGCGTACAGCTTCGCGGTCGATGATTTTTCTGTTGCTTACGTGGCACACCATTCCAATTCTCAGCTGCCGAGCTTCTTCAAAATAGCCGCTGTTTGGGGTGGTCACGAAGGCTCCCTGCTGTTTTGGGTATTTTCTTTGTCTGTATGGGCTGCAGCCGTAGCCAAGTTCAGCAAAGGACTGGAAGAAGTCTTTACCGCCCGGGTACTGGCGGTGCTTGGTATGATTACCGTAGGCTTCACCCTGTTTATGCTGCTGACTTCAAGCCCGTTCGAGCGCCTGTTCCCTGCGCCGATGGAAGGTCGCGACCTTAACCCCATGCTGCAGGACGTAGGCCTTATCTTCCACCCACCCATGCTGTATCTGGGTTATGTGGGCTTCTCTGTCAGCTTTGCCTTCGCGATTGCTGCACTGCTCAGTGGCCGTCTCGATTCTGCCTGGGCTCGCTGGAGCCGTCCCTGGACACTGGCGGCGTGGATTTTCCTGACCGGCGGTATCGCGCTGGGTTCCTGGTGGGCTTACTACGAGCTCGGCTGGGGTGGCTGGTGGTTCTGGGATCCGGTCGAAAACGCCTCCTTTATGCCATGGCTGATTGGTACCGCACTGGTGCACTCACTGATTGTGACCGAGAAGCGTGGCACCTTCCGTAACTGGACGGTACTGCTGTCTATCTTCGCTTTCTCGCTCAGTTTGCTCGGTACCTTTATTGTGCGTTCCGGCGTTCTGACATCGGTGCACTCATTCGCTGCCGATCCAAGCCGCGGTATGTTCATTCTCTTGCTGCTTGGCCTTGCCATTGGTGGCTCACTCACACTGTTCGCGTTCCGTGCCAGTGAAATGAGCAGTCCGGCCAAGTTTGAACTCTGGTCAAAAGAAACCATGCTGCTGGTATGTAACCTGCTGCTGACCGTTGCCTGTGGCACAGTGCTGCTGGGTACCCTGTATCCACTGCTGATTGATGCGCTGGGCATGGGTAAGATTTCTGTTGGCCCACCATACTTTAATGCCGTGTTTGTGCCCATCATCCTGGTGATGTTTGTGTTCATGGGTATTGGCCCCATTATCCGTTGGAAGAAGGCGAAAGACGGTGAAGTAAAACGTCAGCTGCTGATCCCGGCTATCGTATCTGCCGTGGTGGGTATTGCTGTGCCTTTCATCGCTGGTGGCGCATTCAACGCTTGGGTGGCTTTGGGTATCGGCGCAGCCGTGTGGATCACTCTGGCTACACTTCGTGCAGGCTATAACATCATCAAGACCAACGAAGGCCTGAGTCTTGCGCGTATGGGACGCAGTCAGTTGGGCATGATCATCGCTCACCTGGGTATTGCGGTCTCGGTCGTGGGTGGCACCATGGTGTCCAACTACTCCATCGAGAAGAGTGTGCGTATGGGCCCGGGTATCAGCCATGAGCTGGCCGGTTATACCTTCAAGTTTACTGAAACCAAAAACGTGGTAGGTCCCAACTACACCGCACAACAAGGTCAGATTGAGGTGTATAAGGGAGACAAGTTCCTGACTCTGCTCAAGCCCGATCGTCGTCAGTACAACGTGCGTACCATGGATATGACCGAAGCCGGTATCGACTGGGGCCTGTTCCGCGACCTGTATGTCACCATGGGTGACCCTATCAGTGCCACCGAGTACGCGGTGCGTTTGAACTACAAGCCATTCGTTCGTTGGTTATGGTTCGGCGGTATCTTTATGATGGTAGGTGGTTTCTTTGCAGCCTCGGATAAACGTTACCGCGTAAAGGCAACGGCTTCCGACAAAGCCAAAGAAGCGAACAAAGGTAACCTGGCTACAGCCTGA
- the nrfF gene encoding heme lyase NrfEFG subunit NrfF — protein sequence MKPLNLLLAMVLLCISTLTFATPVDTYEFKSADNQKRALSLAHELRCPQCQNQNLIDSNSPVARDLRLEVYKMVDEGKSDDQIIEFMTTRYGDFVLYKPRVEGRTYILWLGPVALLLIGLMVVVLFIRKQRSQTADAADLTPEQQAELDALLKGSQSEVDDNDKGKKS from the coding sequence ATGAAGCCATTGAACCTTTTGTTGGCAATGGTGCTGCTTTGTATCAGCACCCTGACATTCGCAACGCCGGTGGACACCTATGAGTTTAAGTCTGCCGACAACCAAAAGCGTGCCTTGTCGCTTGCCCATGAGCTGCGCTGTCCACAGTGTCAAAACCAAAACCTCATTGACTCCAACTCACCGGTTGCCCGTGACCTGCGTCTGGAAGTTTACAAGATGGTGGACGAAGGCAAGTCAGACGACCAGATTATCGAGTTTATGACCACCCGCTATGGTGACTTCGTACTCTATAAGCCAAGGGTCGAAGGGCGGACTTATATCCTGTGGCTTGGGCCAGTAGCTTTGCTGTTGATTGGCTTGATGGTAGTGGTGCTATTCATCCGCAAACAACGCAGCCAAACTGCCGACGCTGCCGACTTGACCCCAGAGCAGCAAGCAGAGCTCGATGCCTTGCTGAAAGGTAGCCAGTCCGAGGTCGATGACAACGACAAGGGTAAAAAATCATGA
- the ccmB gene encoding heme exporter protein CcmB encodes MKRGISFTQAFGTVLKRDLKIAIRHRGDIFNPLLFFVMVVTLFPLGIGPEPQVLTRIAPGIIWVAALLASMLSLERLFKADFVDGSLEQMLLSPQPLYITVLAKVLAHWLLTGVPLILVSPLLAVLLHLEDNSYGALMSTLALGTPVLSLLGAIGVALTVGLRKGGVLLSLLILPLYIPVLIFATSAIDAAGMNLPYDGQLAIIGAMLVGSLTLAPFAVGASLRVSTN; translated from the coding sequence ATGAAAAGAGGCATTAGTTTTACCCAGGCATTTGGCACTGTACTTAAGCGGGATTTAAAAATTGCCATCCGTCACCGCGGTGATATCTTCAATCCCTTGTTGTTTTTTGTGATGGTAGTGACCCTGTTCCCATTGGGAATTGGCCCTGAACCCCAGGTATTGACCCGCATTGCCCCCGGCATTATCTGGGTAGCTGCGCTGCTGGCGTCCATGTTATCGCTGGAGCGTTTATTCAAAGCCGACTTTGTAGACGGCTCGCTGGAGCAGATGCTGCTGAGTCCTCAGCCACTGTACATCACAGTACTGGCCAAGGTGCTGGCCCACTGGCTGTTAACCGGCGTGCCGCTGATTTTGGTGTCGCCGTTGCTGGCGGTATTGCTGCACCTGGAAGACAACAGCTATGGAGCCCTGATGTCGACTCTGGCGCTGGGTACGCCTGTGCTCAGTCTGCTTGGTGCCATAGGTGTGGCACTGACGGTAGGATTACGTAAAGGCGGCGTGCTACTGAGTCTGTTGATACTGCCGCTCTATATTCCGGTACTGATTTTTGCGACCAGTGCCATTGATGCAGCGGGAATGAATTTACCCTACGATGGCCAGCTCGCTATAATAGGAGCCATGCTGGTTGGGTCTTTAACACTGGCGCCTTTTGCCGTTGGCGCCTCTTTGAGAGTGAGTACTAACTAA
- the ccmI gene encoding c-type cytochrome biogenesis protein CcmI: MTTFWILIAFVVLIGLMLIWVPHFRQQRLLEAEEAGVRKQTNLELFNERLAILEKELAEDLLDNQEFEALKKELEISLLQDIKQGSDESLVNTVKPKGLLWPVVMSVTLLGISGYMYQHLGQYENVANPPRAANPHEGMTAEQIMSQRVQMMEMAVQAEPDNSQAWFNLGHAYISANRFDEAVSAFDKVMELVGTHAELLGPKATALYYKNNQQMSAEIQALIDQSLALDPQDPSTLLLVGMDSFFTANYQKAIDAWQSILATQRTDIDRTALMNAIETARMKMAAETGEMPQDSVHQPVAKAVPTVTVQISVSPELAANVSDSDMLFIFARATEGPKVPLAATKISAKALPATITLDDSTNMGGDVKLSSARQVEIIAVLSKHGSVKPQSGDLKGSLNEVAVGGESVNLVLDTLVQ; the protein is encoded by the coding sequence ATGACCACATTCTGGATTTTGATTGCATTTGTTGTGCTGATCGGCCTTATGCTGATCTGGGTGCCCCACTTCCGGCAGCAGCGTCTGTTAGAGGCCGAAGAAGCTGGCGTGCGTAAGCAAACCAACCTTGAACTCTTTAATGAACGTTTGGCGATTCTCGAAAAAGAACTGGCTGAAGATCTGTTGGATAATCAGGAATTCGAGGCGCTGAAGAAAGAACTCGAAATTAGCCTGCTGCAAGACATCAAACAGGGCAGTGATGAGTCACTGGTCAACACAGTGAAACCCAAAGGGTTGCTGTGGCCTGTGGTGATGTCCGTTACGCTGCTTGGGATTTCCGGCTACATGTATCAGCACCTTGGCCAATACGAGAATGTGGCTAACCCTCCCCGCGCCGCCAATCCCCATGAAGGTATGACCGCCGAACAAATTATGTCGCAGCGGGTACAAATGATGGAAATGGCAGTACAGGCCGAACCCGACAACAGCCAGGCCTGGTTTAACCTGGGTCATGCCTATATTTCCGCGAACCGTTTTGATGAAGCCGTCAGCGCTTTCGATAAGGTAATGGAACTGGTAGGTACCCATGCCGAGTTGCTGGGCCCTAAAGCCACCGCACTGTACTACAAGAACAATCAGCAGATGTCGGCCGAGATCCAGGCGTTAATCGATCAGTCTCTGGCGCTCGATCCTCAGGATCCATCTACTCTGCTGTTGGTGGGTATGGATTCTTTCTTTACCGCCAACTACCAAAAGGCTATCGACGCCTGGCAGAGTATTCTGGCTACCCAGCGTACCGATATCGATAGAACTGCACTGATGAACGCCATCGAAACCGCCCGTATGAAGATGGCGGCCGAGACAGGCGAGATGCCGCAGGACAGCGTGCACCAGCCTGTCGCCAAGGCCGTGCCAACGGTAACGGTTCAAATTTCGGTATCACCGGAGTTGGCTGCCAATGTCAGCGATTCCGACATGCTGTTTATCTTTGCTCGTGCGACCGAAGGCCCGAAAGTGCCACTGGCCGCCACCAAGATCAGCGCCAAAGCACTGCCTGCCACTATCACTCTGGACGACAGCACCAATATGGGCGGCGATGTAAAGCTCAGCAGCGCCAGACAAGTTGAGATCATCGCTGTATTATCGAAGCACGGCAGCGTGAAGCCTCAGTCAGGTGATCTTAAGGGCAGTCTCAATGAGGTCGCTGTGGGTGGCGAATCTGTGAACCTGGTGCTGGATACTCTGGTGCAATAA
- a CDS encoding heme ABC transporter permease, translating into MWKWLHPYADPERAYKLSDKLLPWFAFLALAFIATGTTWGLLFAPTDYQQGDSYRIIFIHVPAASMSMAAYMGMATAAFIGLVWQIKAADWTAAAIAPIGAVVTFIALFTGATWGKPMWGTWWVWDARLTSELVLLFLYLGVIALYASFEDKVLAARAAGILAIVGVINIPIIKYSVEWWSSLHQPSTIRITEKSTMSSDMLYPLLINIVGFGLMIGALTLIRFKAEILARNAMRPWVREMALAQGVK; encoded by the coding sequence ATGTGGAAGTGGTTACATCCTTACGCCGATCCCGAGCGTGCTTACAAGTTATCAGACAAACTCTTACCCTGGTTTGCCTTTCTGGCGTTAGCCTTTATCGCCACCGGCACCACCTGGGGACTGCTGTTTGCGCCGACGGACTATCAACAGGGCGACAGCTATCGCATCATCTTTATTCACGTGCCGGCGGCATCCATGTCGATGGCAGCATACATGGGGATGGCCACCGCCGCCTTTATTGGTCTGGTATGGCAAATCAAAGCGGCTGATTGGACCGCTGCGGCTATTGCGCCAATCGGTGCCGTAGTGACCTTTATTGCCCTGTTCACCGGCGCTACCTGGGGTAAACCCATGTGGGGCACCTGGTGGGTGTGGGACGCGCGCCTGACCTCAGAGCTGGTGCTGCTGTTCCTGTATTTGGGTGTGATTGCGCTTTACGCGTCATTCGAAGACAAGGTACTGGCCGCCAGGGCCGCTGGCATCCTGGCGATTGTGGGTGTGATTAACATCCCCATCATTAAGTATTCAGTGGAATGGTGGAGCTCACTGCATCAGCCGTCCACGATTCGAATCACCGAAAAATCCACCATGTCCAGCGACATGTTATACCCTCTGCTCATTAACATTGTGGGCTTTGGCTTGATGATCGGTGCGTTGACCCTGATTCGATTCAAGGCCGAGATCCTGGCACGCAATGCAATGCGTCCCTGGGTGCGCGAGATGGCCCTGGCTCAAGGAGTTAAATAA
- the ccmE gene encoding cytochrome c maturation protein CcmE, whose product MNPRRKKRLALVVGLIGGVAAVASLLLYALNTNLNLFYTPTEIVHGKADTGIRPEVGQRIRVGGMVTVGSMIRDPDSLHVEFAVHDAGGGEVIVTYDDLLPDLFREGQGIVAQGVLTEDGKLQASEVLAKHDENYMPPEVAEAMGKNHEKLEYTETQKGGSR is encoded by the coding sequence ATGAATCCAAGACGTAAGAAAAGACTGGCCCTTGTCGTGGGTCTGATTGGTGGCGTTGCAGCCGTGGCTTCTTTGCTGCTGTATGCACTGAACACCAACCTTAACCTGTTCTACACCCCAACCGAAATCGTCCACGGTAAAGCAGACACTGGTATCAGACCTGAAGTGGGCCAGCGTATTCGCGTGGGTGGTATGGTGACTGTTGGCTCCATGATACGTGACCCCGACAGCCTGCACGTTGAGTTTGCCGTGCACGATGCCGGCGGCGGTGAAGTGATTGTGACTTATGATGACCTGCTGCCGGATCTCTTCCGTGAAGGCCAGGGCATTGTAGCCCAGGGCGTACTGACCGAAGACGGTAAACTGCAGGCCAGTGAAGTGCTCGCCAAACACGATGAGAATTACATGCCGCCTGAAGTCGCTGAAGCCATGGGTAAAAACCATGAGAAGCTGGAATATACAGAGACACAGAAAGGCGGTTCACGCTAA
- the ccmA gene encoding cytochrome c biogenesis heme-transporting ATPase CcmA, translating into MTLPTKTAYSLVSAEKLTCIREERILFDELSFSVNEGDIIQIEGPNGAGKTSLLRILAGLSRPYAGSVFYRNEEIGRCRDEFNEDLLYLGHLAGVKSELTAEENLNFNLRLSGYDDFDTGDILAKVNLKGFEEALAGHLSAGQHRRTALARLWHSNCKVWILDEPFTAIDKRGVAELEQLFLKHADNGGCVILTTHQDMGLIKDERLRKLKLEYRFV; encoded by the coding sequence GTGACACTACCAACAAAAACAGCCTACTCACTGGTATCCGCCGAAAAGCTAACTTGTATTCGTGAAGAAAGGATCCTCTTTGACGAACTGAGTTTCAGCGTTAACGAAGGCGATATCATCCAAATTGAAGGCCCCAATGGCGCAGGCAAAACCAGCTTGCTGCGCATCCTTGCAGGCCTCTCTCGCCCTTACGCCGGCAGTGTGTTTTACCGCAACGAAGAAATTGGCCGTTGCCGCGATGAATTTAACGAAGACCTGCTCTATTTGGGCCATTTGGCTGGTGTCAAAAGCGAGCTGACGGCCGAAGAGAACCTTAACTTCAATTTAAGGCTAAGTGGCTATGATGATTTCGACACTGGCGATATCCTCGCCAAAGTCAATCTGAAGGGATTTGAAGAAGCGCTGGCCGGGCATTTATCTGCCGGGCAGCACAGACGCACCGCACTTGCAAGGCTTTGGCACAGTAACTGTAAAGTGTGGATCTTGGATGAGCCTTTTACTGCCATCGACAAACGCGGTGTTGCAGAGCTTGAACAACTGTTTCTCAAGCATGCCGATAACGGCGGCTGTGTGATCCTGACCACTCACCAGGATATGGGACTCATCAAAGATGAGCGGCTTCGCAAACTCAAGCTTGAGTACAGGTTCGTATAA
- a CDS encoding TlpA disulfide reductase family protein gives MKRIVCALMLAASGAAIAYPGMQQQMVQPASSVDLIRQLPHPFAIDVVPFEDANGKVVDFSQYQGKVVMVNMWATWCPPCVREIPALERLKAKMDPKDFAFLPISIDAGGKAEVDAFLKSKGMEDFGSFFDAPQNLSQVFPLDTIPATFILNREGQLVAFVRSFVDWDDPKAEALLKGIIEAPVAAPAVKAAK, from the coding sequence ATGAAGCGCATAGTCTGCGCACTGATGTTGGCGGCCTCCGGGGCCGCCATCGCTTATCCGGGGATGCAACAGCAGATGGTGCAGCCGGCATCCAGCGTAGATCTCATCCGCCAGTTGCCACATCCTTTCGCGATTGACGTTGTGCCCTTTGAAGATGCAAACGGTAAGGTCGTCGACTTCAGTCAGTATCAGGGCAAGGTAGTAATGGTCAACATGTGGGCCACCTGGTGCCCCCCCTGTGTCAGGGAAATTCCGGCACTGGAACGCCTTAAAGCAAAGATGGACCCAAAAGACTTTGCATTCCTGCCTATCTCTATTGATGCGGGTGGCAAGGCAGAAGTGGATGCCTTCTTAAAGTCGAAGGGAATGGAGGACTTTGGTTCATTCTTCGATGCGCCGCAAAACTTAAGTCAGGTGTTTCCCCTCGATACCATTCCAGCCACCTTTATCCTTAATAGGGAAGGGCAGCTGGTGGCCTTTGTCAGAAGCTTTGTCGATTGGGATGACCCTAAGGCAGAAGCCCTGCTTAAAGGGATCATCGAAGCACCTGTAGCCGCACCCGCCGTAAAAGCTGCCAAATAG
- a CDS encoding DsbE family thiol:disulfide interchange protein: MKKLVLFIPLALFLGMGIFLYKGLFLNPQKLESALEGKPIPAFQLEKLETPGEMITQEDLKGQVSLLNVWATWCPSCKYEHPFLMTLTRQKLVPIYGINYRDERAEAIRELRHQGDPYALNIFDKDGRLGLDLGVYGAPETFLVDHKGIIRFRFAGPVDQRVWSETLYPMVKQLQQEAAAEAAASGKTNATGAAS; the protein is encoded by the coding sequence ATGAAGAAGCTGGTCTTATTCATTCCATTGGCACTGTTTCTGGGGATGGGAATATTCCTCTACAAGGGCTTGTTCCTGAATCCTCAGAAACTGGAGTCGGCACTCGAAGGTAAGCCTATTCCGGCATTCCAGTTAGAGAAACTGGAAACACCCGGTGAGATGATCACTCAGGAAGACCTGAAAGGTCAGGTGTCCCTGTTGAACGTCTGGGCCACCTGGTGTCCATCCTGTAAGTATGAGCATCCGTTTTTGATGACGCTGACCCGTCAGAAACTGGTGCCTATTTACGGTATCAATTATCGCGATGAGCGTGCAGAAGCCATTCGTGAACTTCGCCATCAGGGTGACCCCTATGCACTGAACATCTTCGATAAAGATGGTCGTCTTGGGTTGGACCTGGGGGTATATGGTGCGCCGGAAACTTTCCTGGTTGATCATAAGGGTATTATTCGCTTCCGTTTTGCCGGTCCGGTTGATCAGCGTGTGTGGAGTGAGACCCTCTATCCCATGGTTAAGCAGTTGCAGCAGGAGGCCGCCGCGGAAGCGGCCGCTTCCGGTAAAACCAATGCGACAGGAGCTGCCTCATGA